The Dehalococcoidales bacterium genomic interval CCCTTTTCCCCAGGATTTTCCCCAGTTTACCTACCTTGCCCATCATATCGGGGGTAGCAATCGCGGTATCGAAGTCCAGCCAGCCATCCTCGATTTTCTTTATTGTTTCATCATCGCCGATAAAATCGGCGCCAGCCGCTTCAGCGATTTTTACCGCTTCACCCTGGGAAAAGACCAGGACTTTCACCGGCTTGCCCAGTCCGTGGGGCAGCAGGGTAACGCCACGCACTTGCTGGGTAGCGTTACGGGGGTCCAGTCCCATGCGAAGGTGAAGCTCAACGGTCTCGTCAAACCGGGCATGGGACATTTTTTTGGCCAGTTCAATGGCCTCTTCAGGAGGATAGACCTTTGTTTTGTCGCGTAATTTAACGGCGGCTTCGTATCTTTTACCAGCTCTGACCATCTTCTTCTCCTACTCTATCTTAATGCCCATGCTCCGGGCGGTACCTTCAATTATGCGCTCTGCCGCCTCACTGTTGTTAGCATTGAGGTCTTTGGCTTTGAGCTGAGCTATTTCATGTAGTTTTTCACGGGATAATGTGCCTATCCCCGCTCGTCCGGCAGTAGCGGCGCCTTTTTCTACGCCCAGCGCCTTCCGTAATAAATCAGTGGTGGGGGGCGTTTTGGTAATAAAGGTGAAAGACCTGTCGTCAAAAATGGTTATCTCCGCCGGGATAATGGAGCCAGCCTGTGCGGCAGTGCGCTCATTGTATTCTTTGCAGAAGGCCATGATATTGGCTCCGTGCTGACCTAATGCCGGGCCTACCGGCGGCGCCGGATTTGCCTTGCCGGCGGGAATTTGTAATTTAACTATGGCTTTAACTTTTTTGGCCATTCCTCGCTCCTGACTATAAACTTAATGGATTAAAGCTTTTCAACCTGTAGAAAGTCAAGTTCCACCGGTGTTTCGCGTCCGAAAAGGGACAAGAGCACCTTTACTTTGCCCTTTTCGGTATTTAGCTCATGGGCTATTCCTACAAACTCGGCAAAGGGACCATCGGTGACTCGTACGCTCTGTCCCAATCTGAAACCGACTTTCACCCGGGGCGCTTCCGCCGTCATCTGTTTCAAAATCCGTTCAATTTCTTCTTCGCGTACCGGAACCGGCTTATTCCGGCTGCTGATAAAACCGGTAACTCCGGGAGTGTTGCGGACTATATTCCAGCTGTGGTCGCTCATATTCATCTGAACCAGAACATAGCCGGGTAACGTCTTCCTGGCTATGGTGCGCCTCTGCCCGCTTCTGACTTCAATCTCTTCTTCTGTTGGTACAATTACCTGGGCAATCTCATTATCAGAATCCATGAGTTTGATACGTTGTTCAAGATTCTTTTTAACGCGTTCTTCATGCCCTGAGTAGGTGTGGATTACAAACCATTTTTTGTCGTTATCGTTCACCGCTGCCATCACTCGCAAAATGATTTTTCGTATCGAGACACAGCCTGTTACTCGAATTGAAAGACTTTAAGATAACAGGAAAGTTGATCAAGCTTCTACCCACCAATAAAAACATCATTGACCAGCCGGGTGAAAGCGTAATCGACAATTCCGAGGAGCACCCCTGCAGTAATGGAAACTATCAGTACCAGGACCGTCAAGTAGGCAACTTCCTGCCGGCTGAGCCATACCACCTTCTTCAGTTCAGCTATGGTATCGCTGATGAACCCCAATCCGGGGCTGCTTCCTTTTGTTTTGGTGCTCCGGCGGTTTGTCATTGAAAACAGTCCGTCCGCTTCTGGCTACGGTGATAAGTAAACCCTCTGGAATTTTTGGTGAAACTGGATCCTCTTATCTCCAGGTTGTGTTGCTGTGGATATTTCATATTTTCGTGCTTTATCTTGTCTCTCGATGAAGATTATGGCTGTGGCAGCGAGGACAGAATTTCCTGAGCTCCAAACGCTGGGAGTCATTCTTCCGGTTCTTGGAAGTCGTATATGTCCTCTCCTGGCATACGGTGCAGGCCAGGTGAATAATGGTTCTGGTCTCAGATTTTCTTGCCATCTCTATTCAATAATGCGAGTGAAAGTTCCCGCGCCGACTGTTCTGCCACCCTCGCGTATGGCGAAGCGCAAACCCGGTTCCAGGGCTACCGGGTAAATGAGTTTTATCTTCATTGTTACGTTGTCACCGGGCATTGCCATCTCCATCCCTTCCGGTAGCTCGATAGTGCCGGTAACATCAGTAGTCCTGATGTAGAACTGAGGTTTATAGCCGTTAAAGAAGGGAGTATGCCTTCCCCCTTCATCCTTGCTCAAAATGTAAACCTCACCTTCGGCGTAGGTATGTGGCTTGATAGAACCGGGAGCAGCTATTACCTGACCGCGCTCAATGTCCTCACGGTCAACGCCTCTGAGCAAAATACCTACCGCATCCCCCGGCTCACCCTCGTCCAGCAATTTATGGAACATCTCCAGACTGGTGGCTACTGTCTTTTTCGGCTCGTGATGCAGTCCTACGATTTCAACCTCATCCCCGGGCTTAATCACGCCTCTCTCGACTCTTCCGGTGGGCACCGTGCCCCTGCCTTTGATGCTGAAGACGTCCTCTATCGGCATCAGGAACGGCTGGTCTTTAGCTCGTGTCGGTGTGGGAATATATTCGTCCACGGCGTCCATTAGCTTCCAGATGGCGCCGCACCACTGGCATTCCCTTTTACCGCAGCCACATTCAAGGGCTTTTAAGGCGCTTACCCGTACAACGGGCAGCTCAGCGCCGGGAAACTTGTATTTGCTCAGCAGCTCTCTTACTTCCATTTCGACCAGTTCCAGTAGCTCCTCGTCATCCATGGCGTCTACCTTGTTAAGGGCAACAACCATGTAAGGTACCTCTACCTGGCGGGCGAGCAGGACGTGTTCTCTGGTCTGGGGCATCGGGCCATCAGGAGCGCTGACGACCAGTATGGCGCCATCCATCTGGGCGGCGCCGGTAATCATGTTCTTGATAAAGTCGGCATGACCTGGGCAGTCGATATGGGCATAGTGTCTCTTCTCAGTTTCATACTCAACATGGGCGATGGCTATCGTTACCCCCCGGGCTCTTTCTTCAGGAGCATTGTCGATACTATCAAACGAGCGGTACCCGGTAGTGGGGTATGCCTTGGATAAGACTAAAGTTATTGCCGAGGTTAATGTGGTCTTACCATGATCAACATGACCAATAGTACCAACATTGCAATGGGGTTTAGTCCGTGTATATTTCTGTTTAGCCATTTTCCCTCCCTTTATTCTGAGCCCACAACCAGATTCGAACTGGTGACCCCGTTCTTACCAAGAACGTGCTCTACCTGCTGAGCTATGTGGGCACACCTATCGAAGCTAATTGTAGGGAAAATACAATGAAAAGTCAACCTATACAGGTCACATTGTTATAAAAATGTAATCTTCCCCGCTATCATGAGGTCGCTAATCGAGGATGGAACACCGAATGCAGGCATGAGGCCAAATCTCGGGCGACGATATGAAACTAGCTTTTATAGATTAATGTGTTTCGGGTGGTTTTGTCAAGTGTACCTGTTCACATGACAAGTTCTTATCATAGTAATTATTGACGCGCAAAAAGAGGGGCGGATTAGATTATCGACGTCTCTTAGTTTAATACTGAGGGCGGAAAGGGATCATTATTTTGAGGTGATGGGCGAAAGCCGCCACAACTGGCCGCTCTTACCCTTCAAGGTGGTCGCCCGTATCTCATCTGACACCGTGATGATGTCCAGCTTCATATTACACAGCTTCTTGAATGCGGCGCGGAATAAAGCAGCCGCGGGCAGGGGTCTCAGCGGGTTCTGGGCATGGCGAGCATCGAACATGGGAAACCATGACTGCATGACAGCCTGCTTCATCTCATAGACCATCTCGTTATCGGAAATTTTGTGCAGCTGCGTGTCACTGGAACCAACCCGGCGCAGGTAGTCGGCTATGGCGTTACCCACAGTGAGAGGGTCCCCCGCCGGGATATTTAGCTGCTTCTGAATCTCGTCAAAGACCAGATCTCCCTTGAGCCACCGGGCTTCTTCCAGTTTAGCTCTTCCCTCCGCGGTATTGCCGAATAGTTCATTTAAGGCTATCCAGGTTGCGCCTATCTCAAGGGCAAAATACTCAGTGTCAATCTTGGATGTGTCCACGGTTTTCCCTCCTTGCCGGTACTTACGCCACTGGCTCAGCGATGGCTTTTGGGATAATCCCTCTCCGTTCCAGTTCCCCGGCTACAAAATCAAGGCCGGCTTCTGCCAGGGCTTCTCTCATCGGGATGCCTTCCGGGTCGCAACCCATTAACCGGTTAGTCTCTTCCAGCATCTTAACAAGCTTATCGTAATCACCGGAGAAGAACTGTTCTTGCAGGTCGCTCGCTCTCATTCTTTCACCCAGGATGCTATTATAGGCGCGCAAAATTAGTCTCGTCCTGCGGGCATATTCCCCCATCTTATTTTCGTCCAGGTCCAACCCGGTAGCATAGGCCAGCAAGGCCATCTGTTCCCGGGGCAGGGTCAGTGCTGATCCTCTGCCGACAGTGGTAAAGTGGCAGAGACCGCTGCAATCCGCGAGGTCGCAGTCCTCGGCGTCGTAGGCTATCGTCTTGCTCAGCATCTCAACCGTATCGGAAGGAAAGTCCTTTTTCCACTCCTCAGGGTATGCCCAGTATATCGAGTCCACACTTTTGTCCCTGGGTCGTTTCGCCAGCATCTCGTAGCTAACGTTGCCCCATGGGGAGCTGTCCTGCCGGTCGTTGAGAATATGCTTAACTGATTGCGAGTAATCCCGCATGGGACGTCCCCGGGGTTCAAGCTTTCTGACATGGTAAGCGTATCGCTCAGCCCCACGGCCAATCTGTTGAGCTGCTTCATAGATACCGTTAGCCAGTATATCACCGATGCCTTCCCGGTGAGCAATCTTCTCCAGGAGGGCAGGAATAACCTCCGGGTTACCCCATTCCAGGTGAAGACCGTCAGTATCCTCTTTGGTTAAAATGCCCTTCTGGAAAAGGTCGATAGCGAAACCGCAGATGGCTGCCGATGAATTATCGTCAAGACCGTATTTTTGTATCAGGGCAATGCAGCGGAAATTAAAGTCGAAATCCTGAATATCGGCGGCACCCGTAAAGCGGTGACGCGACCGGCATTTCAGAAAGATGGTTTGCCCGTCAGGGAGATGAGCCGAGTTGATGCAGGTCCGGTAGCAGTCAGCACAGCCGACGCTTACCGTACCGCCATTCTTGGACAGGCTCTCATTGTAGAGTTGGTGCGTATTATTCCAGTCTCTCACCTCTTCCATATTGCGGTAGAAGGTGTCTTTGGCCAATCCTCCTTCCTCACCTCCACCTCTGGATTGCCTGAAATAAGCCGACTTCAGCCGGATCCTGTCACGCAGCTCAATGAACAAATCCGGGCTGGCGATAGCTAAATCTCTGGTGCCGCGGACAGCGATAGCCTTCAGCTTCTTGTCCCCCATCACGGCGCCCAGCCCGGTCCGGCTCATGCTGCAGCCGGGGCCGTGCTCAATACTGGCACAGTAGACCTTGTTTTCTCCGGCGGGGCCGATGCACATAATCTGGAGGTCATCGTCATTCAGTTCGGCGCGTAGCAGGCGCTGTGTCTCATGGACGGTCTGTCCCCAGAGATGGCTGGCCTCACGGATCTCTACTTTGTCATCATTGATGTATAGATACACCGGGCCGGGTGATTTCCCTGAGAAGGTCAGCGTGTCATAGCCAGCGTGTTTGAGTTCGGGTCCCCAGTGCCCGCCCATCGTGGAATAGGTAAGATAATTGGTGTGGGGAGACCGGGAAACCAGACAGGTCCGGTTAGCACTGGATGCCCCGGTGCCGACAAGAGGGCCAGCGCCAAATATGAGCAGGTTTTCCGCTGAAAATGGTCCGGTTTCCGGGGGAACCCTGTCCCAGAACATTCTGGTCATCAGTCCACGTCCACCTAGATAGGCTTCATACTGGGCGCGGTCTCCCTCGTTTTTCTTGACGGTTCCTCGTGACAGGTTGACTTCCAGGTTAGTACCAGCCCATCCGTACCACATGATTTACCTCCCAACTGCTCGTGCCTCAACAAAGCTGCAGTTCCGTACAAATCACCCCGGCTTCACAATAATATTATGACCGTCTGAGAAAATTCCGTCAAATGAAGGAGGTAATGGTCTGGTCTGCAGCTTTATAGAGGGGGCGGTTTCAACGTTCCCGCCCCCTCTTCTGTTACGGGCTCTAATATCCCAGCGATTTCTTTAGCGCCTGGTCATACCAGACGTGCTTGATGAAGTTCCCGTAGTCACTGCGTCCGGTTACCGTTTCACCGGAGTATCCCTTTACCCACGGTTGCCAGAGCTGATACTGGTACGGGGCGGGCAGCCATACTTGCCAGGCCTTTTCCATAACATAGGAATGGAATTCCTTCAGGGGTGACCAGATTGCCGGTTCGTTAAGAATAAAGTCCTTCATAACTATTTCACGCACCCGGAAAGCCTCTTCGTCCTCAATCAGCTGGGCGGAATCCGGCTGGGTCCAGTAGTGAAATGAGTATGGTGTCCAGTTACCGTAGCGGGACCAGTACGCTTGCGGTACTGTGGCTCCCGTCTCTGCGGTCATTGAGGTGAAGACTTTATCTTCATGCACCTTGATTTCCAGGTTAACGCCGACTTGCTCCCAGTAGAATTTAACCACGGATAACAGGTCAACATCATACAATACTGAGGTATCTACCTGTATCGTGAAGCCGTTGGGGTAGCCGGCCTCAGCCAGCATCTTCCTGGCTTTTTCCGGCTGGTATGTGTAATAGTCCTGGACAGACTGGGGCAATTCGTTAAGCGGGGTGTACATTGATGCCCAGTCTGGGGCGGGGTACGTTGGCGCCGCCAGAATCTCGGCGGAACCCGCATAGTAGTCACTCTTTACGGCTTCCCGGTCTATCGCCATGCCGAGGGCCTGCCTGACCTTCTGGTCATACCAGGGTAACTCCGGATTGTTCATCATGAAGAAGAGCGTCGGGATACCGGAGAAATTAAGGATCTCGCGGAACTTCATCTCCGGCCTGCTGTTCTTTAAGCTCAGCATATCATCACGGCTGATCAGATTGGTGGCATAGGTGAGGTCAAGCTTGCCGGTGCGTGCTCCGGCGATGATGGTGGACATGTCTTTCAGGTAGAGGAACTTGACACCGTCAAGATAGGGCAGTTTATTCTCCGGGAAGAAGGGGTCCGCTGCCCAGTAGTTCGGGTTCTTGACGAAGGTTGCCGAACTGCCTGGAACATAGTCAACCAGCATGAACGGGCCGGTGCCCACGGATGTGTTCCACTCGCGCAAGACACCGTATTTCTTGACGACTTCAAAGGCGGTTATTTTCGTCCAGTCGCCGGTGACGCTCATATTTACGTCCACGTATCCGGGCGTGGTCTTGATTTCAACCGTGTATTTATCCAGTGCCGTCACGGAGACCGGCCACTCATATGGCTGCAATCGGGGACGAGCGTGAGAACCGGGAATATCTTCAAACCGGCGATTGATGGAAAATAC includes:
- a CDS encoding ABC transporter substrate-binding protein produces the protein MIRKIVWLLVSCLMVLSLVLASCAPPAPTTPTAPTAPTAPTTPTTPTTPTTPTTPTTPTVPTGAEMAQDSLGRMVEKPRYGGTLTLLPYRDQGNFDPVTVSPMTNVAGGLTHEDLAEADWARGPSGTGEYSAIFSMQPFTFHTGLLAESWEIPDDQTIIFHIRKGVHFALDPNSEASRLVGGREMTADDVVFSINRRFEDIPGSHARPRLQPYEWPVSVTALDKYTVEIKTTPGYVDVNMSVTGDWTKITAFEVVKKYGVLREWNTSVGTGPFMLVDYVPGSSATFVKNPNYWAADPFFPENKLPYLDGVKFLYLKDMSTIIAGARTGKLDLTYATNLISRDDMLSLKNSRPEMKFREILNFSGIPTLFFMMNNPELPWYDQKVRQALGMAIDREAVKSDYYAGSAEILAAPTYPAPDWASMYTPLNELPQSVQDYYTYQPEKARKMLAEAGYPNGFTIQVDTSVLYDVDLLSVVKFYWEQVGVNLEIKVHEDKVFTSMTAETGATVPQAYWSRYGNWTPYSFHYWTQPDSAQLIEDEEAFRVREIVMKDFILNEPAIWSPLKEFHSYVMEKAWQVWLPAPYQYQLWQPWVKGYSGETVTGRSDYGNFIKHVWYDQALKKSLGY
- the nusG gene encoding transcription termination/antitermination protein NusG, whose translation is MAAVNDNDKKWFVIHTYSGHEERVKKNLEQRIKLMDSDNEIAQVIVPTEEEIEVRSGQRRTIARKTLPGYVLVQMNMSDHSWNIVRNTPGVTGFISSRNKPVPVREEEIERILKQMTAEAPRVKVGFRLGQSVRVTDGPFAEFVGIAHELNTEKGKVKVLLSLFGRETPVELDFLQVEKL
- the rpmG gene encoding 50S ribosomal protein L33 encodes the protein MARKSETRTIIHLACTVCQERTYTTSKNRKNDSQRLELRKFCPRCHSHNLHRETR
- the tuf gene encoding elongation factor Tu, with the translated sequence MAKQKYTRTKPHCNVGTIGHVDHGKTTLTSAITLVLSKAYPTTGYRSFDSIDNAPEERARGVTIAIAHVEYETEKRHYAHIDCPGHADFIKNMITGAAQMDGAILVVSAPDGPMPQTREHVLLARQVEVPYMVVALNKVDAMDDEELLELVEMEVRELLSKYKFPGAELPVVRVSALKALECGCGKRECQWCGAIWKLMDAVDEYIPTPTRAKDQPFLMPIEDVFSIKGRGTVPTGRVERGVIKPGDEVEIVGLHHEPKKTVATSLEMFHKLLDEGEPGDAVGILLRGVDREDIERGQVIAAPGSIKPHTYAEGEVYILSKDEGGRHTPFFNGYKPQFYIRTTDVTGTIELPEGMEMAMPGDNVTMKIKLIYPVALEPGLRFAIREGGRTVGAGTFTRIIE
- the rplK gene encoding 50S ribosomal protein L11; translation: MAKKVKAIVKLQIPAGKANPAPPVGPALGQHGANIMAFCKEYNERTAAQAGSIIPAEITIFDDRSFTFITKTPPTTDLLRKALGVEKGAATAGRAGIGTLSREKLHEIAQLKAKDLNANNSEAAERIIEGTARSMGIKIE
- a CDS encoding aldehyde ferredoxin oxidoreductase N-terminal domain-containing protein translates to MWYGWAGTNLEVNLSRGTVKKNEGDRAQYEAYLGGRGLMTRMFWDRVPPETGPFSAENLLIFGAGPLVGTGASSANRTCLVSRSPHTNYLTYSTMGGHWGPELKHAGYDTLTFSGKSPGPVYLYINDDKVEIREASHLWGQTVHETQRLLRAELNDDDLQIMCIGPAGENKVYCASIEHGPGCSMSRTGLGAVMGDKKLKAIAVRGTRDLAIASPDLFIELRDRIRLKSAYFRQSRGGGEEGGLAKDTFYRNMEEVRDWNNTHQLYNESLSKNGGTVSVGCADCYRTCINSAHLPDGQTIFLKCRSRHRFTGAADIQDFDFNFRCIALIQKYGLDDNSSAAICGFAIDLFQKGILTKEDTDGLHLEWGNPEVIPALLEKIAHREGIGDILANGIYEAAQQIGRGAERYAYHVRKLEPRGRPMRDYSQSVKHILNDRQDSSPWGNVSYEMLAKRPRDKSVDSIYWAYPEEWKKDFPSDTVEMLSKTIAYDAEDCDLADCSGLCHFTTVGRGSALTLPREQMALLAYATGLDLDENKMGEYARRTRLILRAYNSILGERMRASDLQEQFFSGDYDKLVKMLEETNRLMGCDPEGIPMREALAEAGLDFVAGELERRGIIPKAIAEPVA
- the secE gene encoding preprotein translocase subunit SecE, whose amino-acid sequence is MTNRRSTKTKGSSPGLGFISDTIAELKKVVWLSRQEVAYLTVLVLIVSITAGVLLGIVDYAFTRLVNDVFIGG
- the rplA gene encoding 50S ribosomal protein L1, whose amino-acid sequence is MVRAGKRYEAAVKLRDKTKVYPPEEAIELAKKMSHARFDETVELHLRMGLDPRNATQQVRGVTLLPHGLGKPVKVLVFSQGEAVKIAEAAGADFIGDDETIKKIEDGWLDFDTAIATPDMMGKVGKLGKILGKRGLMPNPKSGTVVPAGDLPRVIEEARKGRVEFKLDRTAIIHLALGKISFEDKKLLDNLSAVVEAVMKAKPSGAKGQYIKTASLTTTMGPGINLDLRPTLSLSSS